A section of the Micromonas commoda chromosome 14, complete sequence genome encodes:
- a CDS encoding flagellar protofilament ribbon protein, translating into MTVIGGAGFSRTKRFDPAERLALIHNAKQRTKGIDVDALNAQVAEKAARKAAEAEHDRRYDQMASFYDKKLVALEQERREIQAELNRNVQSFRAEYQRKELRREYDLSDPSALRSEPPARVGDDDARIGASSLQRFDGEDLAAGERRRTQLAQQASWCERQAAEKKAAQLAAKAADLAHAETVAAQEEYMNKAAAHHEAARAAFERSVAEENARLAELKARRDAEARAIDEHLAAAEATKVESDPMINEDPSAAASAVAPGARVRVDHWKGMNYLQVRSINETVAAQREELEQRRAREAAEEAATANASERVRRALEQRAEQVEAFKREQRMAVLAAQNTQRAEKVERDATARSVLGVNTVEPEYFAQFGTSWR; encoded by the exons ATGACCGTCATCGGGGGAGCCGGGTTCTCCCGCACCAAGCGGTTCGaccccgccgagcgcctcgcgctcatccATAACGCGAAGCAGCGCACGAAAGGG ATCGACGTCGATGCCCTGAACGCGCAGGTGGCCGAGAAGGCCGCGCGCAAGGCTGCCGAAGCCGAGCACGACAG GCGATACGATCAGATGGCGTCCTTCTACGACAAgaagctcgtcgcgctggagCAGGAGCGCCGGGAGATTCAGGCTGAGCTCAACCGCAACGTCCAATCCTTTCGCGCCGAGTACCAGCGCAAGGAACTCCGCCGCGAGTACGACCTCTCGGACCCGAGCGCGCTGCGATCCGAGCCCCCCGcccgggtcggcgacgacgacgcccgcatCGGCGCGTCCAGTCTGCAGaggttcgacggcgaggacctcgccgcgggcgagcgaAGAAGGACCCAGCTCGCGCAGCAGGCATCATGGTGCGAGCGCCAAGCGGCGGAGAAGAAAgccgcacagctggcggccaaggcggctgatctcgcgcacgcggagacggtcgcggcgcaggaggagTACATgaacaaggcggcggcgcatcacgaggctgcgcgcgccgcgttcgagagGTCCGTCGCGGAAGAGAATGCGCGGTTggcggagctcaaggcgcgacgagacgccgaggcgagagCCATCGACGAgcatctcgccgccgccgaggcgaccaAGGTGGAGTCGGATCCCATGATCAACGAAGACCCctctgcggcggcgtccgcggtggcgcccggcgccagGGTCCGCGTCGACCACTGGAAGGGCATGAACTACCTCCAGGTGCGTTCCATCAACGAGACGGTTGCGGCGCAGCgagaggagctcgagcaACGCAGGGCGCGGgaagcggcggaggaggcggcgacggcgaacgcgagcgagcgggTGCGCAGGgcgctcgagcagcgcgcggagcagGTGGAGGCGTTCAAGCGGGAGCAGCGGATGGCGGTGCTCGCAGCGCAGAACACGCAGCGGGCGGAGAAggtggagcgcgacgcgacggctcgatccgtcctcggcgtcaacACCGTCGAGCCCGAGTATTTCGCGCAGTTCGGCACCAGCTGGCGATGA
- a CDS encoding predicted protein, with protein IIKITDDDAAFVLGKGGATKRKIARVSGAKLEIVDLKSAGASSGMEGAEIEITGTPAARQRAKDYIGYVLSQRTGPVYIDHTMRRDDLSIVMVPMDCVGYVMGRGGQVLRDMENEWGTLMFFAKKKEDEGKVVAANGEKVQEILAIFGTRRSRRGAELKVMSAVEHKMPGHFLEGESLRVPLDQPGDGEDDDFDYDVFPFRGDEFSYALGGRGSTRKKIASASNCILEYVGQVAFLAGNERQRRQCRDYLDWLLKQKEGEFHVDVAGRDDVTTVKVPTKSVGYVTGHKGEGLRSVEASTRTFCF; from the coding sequence aTCATAAAgatcaccgacgacgacgccgccttcgtccTCGGCAAGGGCGGCGCCACCAAGCGCAAGATCGCGAGAGTCTcgggcgccaagctcgagatCGTCGACCTCAAATCCGCGGGCGCATCGTCGGGGATGGAGGGGGCGGAGATCGAGATCACCGGgacacccgccgcgcgccaacgcgccAAGGACTACATCGGCTACGTCCTCTCCCAGCGCACCGGACCGGTGTACATCGACCACACCATGCGACGGGACGATCTGTCCATCGTGATGGTTCCGATGGATTGCGTGGGCTACGTGatgggccgcggcggtcaggtGCTCCGCGACATGGAGAACGAGTGGGGCACCCTCATGTTCttcgccaagaagaaggaggacgagggcaAGGTCGTGGCAGCGAACGGCGAGAAGGTCCAGGAGATCCTCGCCATCTTCGGCACccgacgcagccgccgcggcgccgagctgaaAGTCATGTCCGCCGTCGAGCACAAGATGCCCGGGCACTTCCTCGAAGGCGAATCCCTGCGCGTCCCCTTGGACCagccgggcgacggcgaggacgacgacttcgactACGACGTCTTCCccttccgcggcgacgagttctcctacgccctcggcggacgcgggtcCACGCGTAAGAAGATCGCCAGCGCGTCCAACTGCATCCTCGAGTACGTCGGCCAGGTGGCGTTTCTCGCCGGGAACGAGCGACAGCGCCGACAGTGCCGCGACTACCTCGACTGGCTCCTCAAGCAGAAGGAAGGGGAGTTCCACGTGGACGTTGCCGGGCGGGACGACGTCACGACCGTCAAGGTGCCGACCAAGTCGGTCGGCTACGTCACCGGACACAAGGGCGAGGGGCTCCGGTCCGTCGAGGCGTCCACCAGGACCTTCTGCTTC
- a CDS encoding predicted protein, protein MAASIAPTHALVVTARPAAVTRARRAASAVRCDASKDAAGSRLATRRDATFGLGAALVAALAAPAAANAVECTWAIGCMPGTEPGAPPRYNLPGAAYAPAEAAEERFRAKIRAEKEAEETAFAQRMAAQKAAEEQAAAKAAAEAAAKAAAEAAVEAP, encoded by the coding sequence AtggccgcgtccatcgcccccacccacgccctcgtcgtcaccgcgcgccccgccgccgtgacccgcgcccgtcgcgccgcgtccgccgtccgcTGCGACGCGTCCAAGGATGCCGCCGGGTCGCGTCTCGCCACCCGTCGCGATGCGACCTTCGgactcggcgccgcgctcgtcgccgcgctcgccgcgcccgccgcggcgaacgcggtggaGTGCACGTGGGCCATCGGATGCATGCCGGGCACCGAGCCCGGGGCTCCGCCGCGTTACAATCTcccgggcgccgcgtacgcccccgcggaggctgcggaggagaGATTTCGGGCGAAGATCCGagcggagaaggaggctgaggagaccgcgttcgcgcagaggatggcggcgcagaaggctgcggaggagcaggccgccgcgaaggctgccgccgaggccgccgcgaaggccgccgccgaggctgcggtcGAGGCCCCGTGA
- a CDS encoding mitochondrial carrier family (Amyloplast Brittle-1 (BT1) protein homolog) produces MAAPADGVSTRRDGCARLGTAGAGSSRAARERHHRRGIGNLVAETSSSSSADAATSPLTHLVAGSIAGGLSRTVAAPLETVRVRLMTGAATAGGSSPSILAMLADISRREGVRALWKGNAAVVARFAPTKGLDFFTFNLYKRALSAVGVGPVRAGDENGDRRGGHPSTASRPSRVRGGVSAQRAVAGGLAGATSTALLYPLDNIATRLATSAATGAAMVNGVKVVGALGLLRAIGRVVSTEGVSGLYRGFGPAVLGIVPEAAITYGAYDALKEWAAGKGGEGECGVLEATACGIVAALAGTAATFPASVVSRRMITGTVPGLDPSVGSSVGGSVGGKRARAASMGLFKAMAAVAEAEGVLGLYRGLGTASVRLVPMAIVSFASYEWVRRTMDAADARARTKEVGIEVDVA; encoded by the coding sequence ATGgccgctcccgccgacggcgtatcgacgcgacgcgatggatgcgcgaggctcgggacggcgggcgcggggtcgtcgcgcgccgcgcgcgagcggcatcatcggcgcgggatcggcaacctcgtcgccgaaacgtcgtcctcctcctccgcggacgcggccacgtcgccgctgacgcACCTCGTCGCGGGATCCATCGCCGGAGGCCTGAGccgcaccgtcgccgcgcccttggAGACGGTCAGGGTTCGGCTCatgaccggcgcggcgaccgcgggaggctcgtccccgtcgatcttggcgatgctcgcggacatctcgcgccgcgagggcgtgcgGGCGCTGTGGAAGGgcaacgccgcggtcgtggcgaggttcgcgcccACCAAGGGCCTGGACTTCTTCACGTTCAACCTGTACAAGCGCGCGCTgtccgcggtgggcgtcgggcccgtccgcgccggcgacgagaacggcgaCCGTCGGGGGGGGCATCCGTCGAcagcctcgcgtccatcgcgcgttcgcgggggCGTCTCGGCGCAGagagccgtcgcgggcggcctcgccggcgccacgtccaccgcgctgcTCTACCCGCTCGACAACATCGCCACGCGcctcgccacgagcgccgccacgggcgccgcgatggtcaACGGCGTGAaagtcgtcggcgcgctcggcctccTTCGCGCCATCGGTCGCGTCGTGTCCACCGAGGGCGTTTCCGGGCTCTACCGAGGGTTCGGGCCCGCGGTGCTGGGAATCGTACCCGAGGCGGCCATCACGTACGGCGCGTACGACGCGTTGAAGGAGTGGGCGGCGGGTAAGGGGGGCGAGGGGGAGTGCGGGGTTctggaggcgacggcgtgcggtatcgtcgcggcgttggctggcacggcggcgacgttcccgGCGTCGGTGGTTTCGCGGCGGATGATCACCGGGACGGTTCCGGGACTCGACCCGTCAGTCGGTTCATCGGTTGGTGGTTCAGTTGGTGGGAAACGAGCCCGGGCGGCATCCATGGGTTTGTTcaaggcgatggcggcggtggcagAGGCTGAGGGCGTTTTGGGTCTGTACCGGGGCTTGGGAACCGCGTCTGTTCGCTTGGTTCCCATGGCGATCgtgtcgttcgcgtcgtacGAGTGGGTGAGGCGaacgatggacgccgcggacgcgagggcgcggacgaagGAGGTCGGGATCGAAGTGGACGTGGCGTGA
- a CDS encoding histone acetyltransferase (Histone acetyltransferase in the MYST family; predicted homolog of yeast ESA1. ChromDB ID: HAM20102) codes for MAAAEDTKKDADVKATKAEKEDPKADDGDAKDDKKTADAAKKPPEDDVIKKVVDGVGIPLDIGARVQCKWRDGQMYPVRVIERRAGPKGKEAQEEYEYYVHYEQFNRRLDTWVTIAEMDLATAEQDEPGKKRKHEDAHDEEHAEFDPNALREHEEVTKVRNILKVELGRHEMDTWYFSPFPPEYTTCKKLFFCEFTLNFFKRKEQLQRHLRKTEMYHPPGDEIYRNESRGKTTAFFEIDGKKEKIFCQNLCYLAKLFLDHKTLYYDVDLFLFYVLCEVDERGYHIVGYFSKEKCSEEGYNLACILTLPAYQRKGYGKMLISFSYELSKKEGKVGTPERPLSDLGLVSYRGYWTRELLAILKDESRAVMSIKDLSELTMIKTEDIISTLQHLNLLAYQKGAYVICAAPELIEKHLKAAGSPGVEVDPTKLIWTPYNAEKEYANFRG; via the exons AtggcggccgccgaggacacCAAGAAGGATGCCGACGTCAAGGCGAccaag gccgagaaggaggaccCGAAGgctgacgacggcgacgccaaggacgacaagaagaccgccgacgccgccaagaagccccccgaggacgacgtcatcAAGAAAgtcgtggacggcgtcggcatcccCCTCGAcatcggcgcgagggtccaGTGCAAGTGGCGCGACGGCCAGATGTACCCCGTCCGGGTCATCGAGCGCCGAGCGGGACCCAAGGGCAAGGAGGCGCAGGAGGAGTACGAGTACTACGTCCACTACGAGCAGTTCAACCGGCGCCTGGACACCTGGGTCACCATCGCCGAGATGGACCTCGCAACGGCGGAGCAGGACGAGCCCGGGAAGAAACGGAAGCacgaggacgcgcacgacgaggagcacgcCGAGTTCGACCCCAACGCGCTGCGGGAGCACGAGGAGGTGACCAAGGTGAGAAACATCCTGAAAGTCGAGCTCGGGAGGCACGAGATGGACACGTGGTACTTTTCGCCGTTTCCGCCCGAGTACACCACGTGCAAGAAGCTGTTCTTCTGCGAGTTTACCCTCAACTTCTTCAAGCGGAAGGAGCAGCTGCAGAGGCACCTTCGGAAGACGGAGATGTACCACCCGCCCGGGGACGAGATCTACCGCAACGAGTCGAGGGGTAAGACTACGGCGTTTTTCGAGATTGACggcaagaaggagaagatcTTCTGCCAGAACCTGTGCTACCTCGCCAAGCTCTTCCTGGACCACAAGACGCTCTACTACGACGTGGACCTGTTCCTGTTCTACGTGCTGtgcgaggtggacgagcgcgggtaCCACATCGTCGGGTACTTCAGCAAGGAGAAGTGCTCCGAGGAGGGATACAACCTGGCGTGCATCCTGACGCTGCCGGCGTACCAGCGCAAGGGGTACGGGAAGATGCTCATCTCCTTCTCGTACGAGCTGAGCAAGAAGGAGGGCAAGGTCGGGACCCCGGAGCGACCGTTGTCGGACCTCGGGCTGGTGTCGTACCGCGGCTACTGGACGAGGGAGCTCCTCGCGATCCTCAAGGATGAATCCAGGGCGGTGATGAGCATCAAGGACCTGTCCGAGCTCACGATGATCAAGACGGAGGACATCATCAGCACCCTGCAGCACCTCAACCTGCTGGCGTATCAGAAGGGCGCGTACGTCatctgcgccgcgcccgagctcatcgagaagcacctcaaggcggcgggatcgccgGGCGTGGAGGTTGACCCGACGAAGCTCATCTGGACCCCGTACAACGCCGAGAAGGAGTACGCAAACTTCCGCGGATGA
- a CDS encoding hypothetical protein (Contains Pfam domain UPF0029 One of a group of uncharacterized proteins from yeast and bacteria. putative uncharacterized protein) — translation MLTRDGTPAPDCLVARVVPVETYPSRTPPLVEVHPVGALIQHRMDAALAAMDEEHAASDGDVCVFPFVTRLREMARAWRDEDRPSRRPERDDAAAADDDDDDAPGTGTGRGEEAETGDAEWDPVAIDAELASLAMTMTERGARDGTAGTAGDDDATGTDRPGVGAWTDESVRRSIVAGPPFTEKKSTFQGFLLSDVTSLEQVDAMLRALQRDSRIARCSHLMAAWRIALRGDPRDDPDGCVWAQDHDEDGETGAGRGLSHLLRVTQSADVCVVVARWFGGIHLGPARFQLINNCARDMLERCGFVEGKGGGSKGRGKSNNKGG, via the coding sequence atgCTCACGAGGGACGGTACCCCAGCCCCGGActgcctcgtcgcgcgcgtcgtccccgtcgagaCGTACCCGTCGCggaccccgccgctcgtggAGGTCcaccccgtcggcgcgctgaTTCAGCACaggatggacgcggcgctcgcggcgatggacgaggaACACGCCGCATCGGACGGCGACGTTTGCGTCTTCCCCTTCGTCACGCGACTGCGCGAGATGGCGCGCGCCTGGAGGGACGAggaccgcccgtcgcgacgccccgagcgggacgacgccgccgccgccgacgacgacgacgacgacgcgccgggcacgGGCACGGGTCGGGGGGAGGAGGCCGAGACGGGCGATGCGGAGTGGGATCCAGTCGCGATCGATgcggagctcgcgtcgctcgcgatgacgatgacggagcgaggcgcccgcgacggcacaGCCGGCAcagccggtgacgacgacgcaacCGGGACGGACCGCCCCGGGGTTGGCGCGTGGACGGACGAATCCGTGCGTcggtccatcgtcgccggcccGCCCTTCACCGAGAAGAAGAGCACGTTTCAGGGATTCCTCCTCAGCGACGTGACGTCGCTCGAGCAGGTGGACGCGATGCTCCGAGCGCTGCAGCGCGACAGCAGGATCGCTCGATGCTCGCACCTCATGGCGGCGTGGAGGATCGCGCTCCGGGGCGATCCGCGCGACGACCCAGACGGATGCGTTTGGGCGCAGGaccacgacgaggacggggagactggcgcggggcgggggttGTCGCACCTCCTTCGCGTCACGCAGTCCGCCGAcgtctgcgtcgtcgtcgcgaggtgGTTCGGGGGCATACACCTGGGCCCCGCGAGGTTCCAGCTCATCAACAACTGCGCGAGGGACATGCTGGAGCGGTGCGGGTTCGTCGAGGGTAAGGGCGGGGGTAGTAAGGGCCGGGGTAAGTCTAATAATAAGGGCGGGTAG